The sequence TTTTCTGCATCCTTTAGCACAAGTATTTCCTCAGCAGTAAATGGCTGAGGTGCATTAGTTGTTGCTAATAGGACTTTGGCAATGGCATCGTTGGTTTTTAGAATTCTCTCGATCATAAAAAAGAAGCTGTTCCATCTAGTTGGCGATTCTTGCAGCAAAGTATAATTCGTTCCTTCTTGggccaatttaaatttttcattagcAATCGTGCTTTGTTTAAAAAGTCGCATTATGGATTTGCActtagaaaacaaattttgaatgACTGCGTCATCAACTTTTAAGGCGCCTTGCACAACTTTATTTATTGTGTGCGAAAAGCATGGCAGATTTCGGATTTGCATATTTCACATGCTTTAAGCATGGAACTGGCATTATCGGTAACAATGCACACCGTCTTGTTTAAAATGTTCCAATAATTCAAAATAGTGCTCAAAGTATCTACAATGTTTTGCGAACAGTGGTTTGTTgcgtttaaaagtttttttgtgGCCAAAGACGCTGTTTTTAGTTCAAAGTCATTAACAAAATCACCGGTCCCTGTCAAGAAACTGGCATTGGCACTCGATGTCCACAAATCGCATGTTATTGATACATCCGACACTTCTTGCAATATCAATGACAATTTGGCAGAGGTTTCCTTGTAGAGATTGGACATAAGCACATCACGCAAGTGTGTCTTGCTTGGCAATTTATAACGAGGATTCAATACCTGAGTGTACTTAATGAAACCTTCGTTTTCGACAATGTTGTACGGCTGTACATCCTTAGCAACCATTTCTGTTAATGCTTTGTCGATGTCGGTCTTTCGCTTGGAATTCGACTCGTACAAGACAGCTCTTTTGAAGTAGGAAGCCACAGAATTCATACTTGATCTGCAACTGCTGCTTGTAGACGCAGTCTCGTTCTTATCCGTAACTTCAACTGGTTTGCTAGAGTCCGGTTtgtttatttccaagctaggATGAAACCTTTTTAAATGGTCGCGCAAGTTGAACGTATTGCCGCTTGTTTTATATTCCTTGCCAAAGTAAAGGCATTTGGCAAGTTTTTGGTCGTCggactttttaaaatatttccaaacatGCGAAATCTTACTCCTTTTTGAGTTACTCTGCTTGTTGGGTAAGAAATCCTTTTCGGAGTCTGTGCTGGTGCAATCGCAGTCTTGCTTTTCTGGACTTGGCGCAGTAGGCGTTGGGGACCTCCGACGTGTACCTTAAATTCGCCAATTTTTTCCTCAAAATACTTATGTagaataaattaaacatacctttttttaaaaagcgaTCCATATTTATTGGTTCCTTTTTAGTTTTCGTCAATTTTctacaaaaattacaaatttgtaCACAAGCGAAtgctaaaattattttagcgATGTGAGACGCCAGCTATCGAAGGCACCATCGATAGTGGTTGGGTCACTATCGAAGGTGTCTGACACAATCGATTGCGGCTCGATAGTGGCCAACCATCGATAGTGTCGATAGTGCCATCGATAGTTCTCCACCTCTATTGTCTCTTCTTCTGCCCACCACTATCGAAAACTAATGTGTAAAACTTGATCCTCTGTATCAATTATcctaaataaaactattattcacTACTCAAGCTAAATTACAACACATATTTGAGCTTgctaaaaaatcttttttgtaTTGAAAACTTGGAACAGCAGACATATTAACAAATAACGGAGAAACTAACAGAACATTTCTAGCAGAAGCGTCATATTGTTGCTGCGCGGTACGAATTTTTTAAACGTAAGATGCGGGACTCACATGCGTGGCATTGCTAGAATGTGTCAATTTGTTTGCCAATCCGATGGGTGTTCATTAAATTACGTTAATGAAATGATCCGCGATCAAATAATTGTTCACACTCCGTTTGACGCAATTCGCACAGCCGCTTTGCAGAAGTAGCAGCCACAATGTGCTAGAAAAGGACACATTGCTGTCGTTTGCTTATCCAAGCAGTGCAAAGACAAATAAGACACTGATCAACAAAAAATCCGGAACAATAACACAGAGTCAACTCAAACAATTTACAACGTTTCCAGCGTGGTCAAGTCAAATGGACTCTGGTGCAACGGTGTCAGTATTGAATGTCAATACATACAAAAAGCTAAACAGCCAGAGACTGCACAAGTGCGCCAACAAAAAAATCCTTTACTAGGTGGGCTACACACTTTAGCGAAATGTGGCAACAAATTGACAAATTTGGTGATAATTCTGGCTAATGTGGAGAACTCCAATAATATTTTCGGTTGGATTTGTTTAAaacattcaattttaaattcagcaaATCGCAAACGTCAATGAAAACCAGGGGACTCAATTGGTAGATCTTTGCCAGAGGTAAGAGGAGGTATTTGAGCCGGCTATGGGTACGATTAAAAACTTTAAGGCAAGAATTTACATAAACCGAGTTCTACACAAGCAGGCGAATTCCGTTTGCCGAATTGGATAAGTTCAAGGAGGAAGCGAAGCGTCTCATAGATGCAAGTATTTGGAAAGCCATAAAGTTTAGCAACTGGGCATCGCCAATAGTACAATTCCCATTTGGACTTCAAACAATATCCATTGCCGACACGTAAGTTTTTGTTACAAAAACACgtatttttccaaaatttaCCTCAAAAATGCTTAGTTACAATTGGAGTTAGACGAAAGCGAAAGAAATTATGGTTGTCAACATGCCGTTGGATCTCTTTTAATACCAACGTTTGCCGTATGGAATAGCTAGCCCTCCAGCTATATTCCAGCTACCAGAACTAGAAGGTTGTGGAAATAATCTCGAGGACATAATTATTTCGGTTCCTACAGTGGTAAATTTTTCTTTCTAAGGGATAAAATTAAGTACCTTGGAGAAGGGTCAGTGTTAAGGGCATCCTTCCGGATTCGTCAGGACTAGGAGCCGTTCATGGGAAAAGCGAGCTTTTACTgcaatttcatttcaaattacTCCCAGTTAGCTTTACCCCTAAACCAATTGCGTAGAAAGAACATACCTGTCAAGTTTGCATCAGAGCAACAGCAAGCTTTTTCAGCTTTGAAGAAGCATATCCTCGACGCTACTAGCCACAGATGCATCCTCTTTCGGCATTGGTGTAGTATTGTCACACATATATCCAGATGTCAAGCAAAAGCCAATAGCATTCGCATCAAAAACCCTTACCGAGTGCAAGCTCTCTTCCGCTCAAGCTCAATCCTCTGGATATCAACTGACTTATCATCAAAGGTTAGTTTAGCTGGCTATTCACATACAAATTAGAGTAATACGCTCTCTTCTGCATAAACTCAACCATTTGAATACCACTCACTCATACCACAGTATCGGACTCTTGCCGCATTTTTGCTACGCTATGCACCACTGTGCCACTGACCATGTATAAATTCAGTCCTTGTGTATGACTACACCTGCACCTTTCTTATGTCGCAGATCTCTTGCTTCTACGTACGCCGCTTTCGACGTCGTCAAGTTCTTCCATTAACTCACAAGTCTCACGCTCATCAGGTAGACTGCATACACTATCATGTGGATACTTATACATACGCTTAGTAGTTAATGACTTTAACATATAACGGGCACCATCAAGAAATTCAACTATAACAAATGGTCCTTTGAATTTAGGGTCTAATTTTGTATGGTGTCGTTCCTCACTTTTCAAAAACACATGATCgcctattttatatttaaggaCATGGGCATTCTTTTTCTTAACTCTTGCCTTGCCATTTGCATGGGCCTCGACTCTTTCCCTATCAACAATTCTAGCGGACTATGTTGAGTCACCCGATTAGTGGTGCAGTTTATGGCCAATTGTATTTCACTGATTTCGACAATTTACATGTCACACAGTTTTCTACGAACTTCCTGACATATTTCGTCATTCCCTTAAACCAATACTGCTACTCTAGCGTCTTTTGCCAGCTTAAGTGCATTATGGTCTCGTGATTGTGGTTGATAACAGACCTTCTAAATGACCTCGGAAGAATGGGCAAACATGAACGATACGATGCAACAAAATCTTTCTAATCTCATATGTGTTCGCCAGCTCTTTCTGCATTTTCTCACTATTTAAAtctattatgatttttgatatattttcattGCGCTGCTGTTCGGTTACTAGCCAGTTGGCTAGTTTGTTTGCGCTTCTATAGTGACAGGATTTCTTCATAAGCAATCAACATGAGCCATTTGGCTCCCCTTACGATATTCTAATCGATGCACTTGCGGAGTCAATACCGCTTTCTCCCGACACGCCTTGACAGAATTACAATCTGTGTACACAGTAAACTTTCTACCATTCGAATACTGGAGGAAGTGTTTGATGGCATTAAACACAGCCAATGTTTTTGAGTTGTTCCTTCCACTCGAattcatttgattttgaaGTTAGTTGGTATAGCGGGTTCATTTCTTCCGAAAATCGAGGGACAAATTGCCTGAAACAGGGCACTAGGCCTATAAACTGTCTAATCTATGTGACCGAAGCTAGTTTAGGGAGTTGGGATAGTGCTAGGATTTTTCGGGGAACTCGGGGGTTAGTTTACCATCCTTTATGACAAAACCCAAATATTCTATCTCTGTGTGTaagaattgacattttttcattGAAAGAAAACCCTGACTTTGACAGCACGCTCAACACCACTTCCAGCCTCTTGTATGCTTCCTCTTTAGAATATGCAGCAATCAGTACATCATCTATGTAGACCACCGCATAGGAATTGACTAAATCCCCTTAGGCTTGGACTATGGCTCGTTAAAAAACTGATGACTAGTTCTTTACATCTAGCAAGCGGACTTCCAATGAAGACGTAGTCACACGCCGACTAGGGATGCCATCTATAAAGAACATGGAATATTTGGCCAATATGGCATTTAACTTTGATTTATCACTATTAGTGATTCTATATTCTATTCTATAAATGACAAATCTATTACATTCTAACATTATTCCAAAACAGAGTTGAAAAATGTCTAGtctgattaccatctcatatTTGAGGCCTTTGTTATCTACTAcgtgaaatataaattcaaagATAAACTCAGAAATTTGTACAGTGGACAGAATTTGCAGATTGCTTTTGACCATATTGTCGCCTAAGCCTCTTAAAACTACCAGATTATGACATCTTTTGCCGGCTAGTTTCTAGCTGATTGTTTCCTTTACCAAAAAACTTTCGAAACCCGAATCGTCTCGTTTCTCTCTTCTGCTTTTCTCTTTCGGCACTCCATTGCAGTCGGCGTCAGCAGCTTCCGGATCAAACGATGGTAGCACTGCGTAAAATGTACGCGTGCCTCACTCCTGATATAGGAGATTCAGGGTTTGGTCGTCGGCCATGCCTTGCTCTCCTTTTTGTTCACTTTTCTTTTCTCATCATTCCGCCATGCTCGCTTCTTTCTTCCCACCGCGCTCTCCGACAAaagctctctctctctctctctctttggAGTCTCCTTTGATATTCATTTATTTCGCAGAACTCATACACTGaaagaataataatttaatccagtattttgaaataatctTCGACAAGCATAAATCATTCAAAGCAGACCAATACAaataactttaatttcaaCAACGTTTATTGTAAGCTTTctaacaaacaaaagtttgaTTTATAGTTATTCCCAAAGGCGATAACCTAACTATATAATAGCTGTTAGGTCAGCTAATAGATTTGATGGCGGGTTAAGATCGAATAGGTTTGTTCTGATGTTTTGGTAATGTCCGCAGATATCTAGTAGATGTTTTACTGATAGTTTTTTCCGCAATTAGGGCAGCTTAGCCGACTTAGCTAATTTGGCAGCATTGTCGGCAAACTCGTTCCCAATATGTGAGCCGGAACCCATAATAGTGTAATTTTGCTATTGTTTTTGATGCAGAGGTGACGAATTTCGGATAAAAGGTTATTGTTATTGAAACAACTAATCCGTGTTGGTCAACCACTGCAAAGGTGGTTGTAGAGTCGGACTTTGAACCATCGGTACAAAGCCGGTAACTTCTTCGAATAGCTGCTTAAACGTTTTGATTGAAGtccttgatttttaaaaaacatgtaGTGTAATGTCTATGGCTGTGGAGCCTAATTTCCACGGAGGGGATGGAATGACTTTGTTCCAACGATAAGGCGATCCTATGTTGTGTCTCTTGATTGGACTTTGAATTTCCTAGGGTGCTTCGGGCCAAGCACATGAGTTTTAGTGTTAGTTTTGAGGTAGTTTGATTTTAAAGTCCAGTAATCCTGCTTCGGCTAGGACGCATTTAGTTGAATCGTTGGAAATGCTACGCCGAACGGGCGCATGCTAAGGAGGCAAGATTTCTCTTAAGTTCGATGGCGCGCACCATCCGTAGATAGGGAGGCCATAATAAATTTGCTAAAAATTATGGCATTGACAGACCAAGAGTTCCAAATGCATCGCAAATGTCTATGGAGTGATGGAAATTTTggttgttaaatttaattgtccTAAGGTTATTTTGGAAATAATCTTTTAAGGGATTTAGGTCCGACCACGTTTTCTTGGTCGATGATAGAGGGGTTATATTAGAAGTAAACCTTTCAAAGGAATCCCGTTTtgatttgtatacccttgcagagggtataatgatttcagtcagaggtttgcaacgcagtgaaggagacgtttccgaccccataaagtatatatattcttgatcagcgtcactagacgagacGATTCTTTCACTGATCACTTACAGAGAGGGAACAACGACGCGGAGGCTGATGTCAGATCAGTGGCCGTGAAAGAGTTGTGGACTGATGGCTAGCCGAGCCGTCATTGAGGAAAGCTTAagttgatttgtttataaagtCTTCTATTTGGAACCCTCTAGTAGATGATCGCCAAAATGAACTTAATGCATTAAGAAACCCACGAGGGTTTTATCGTAGACtgcattattttataattaaaacaagaaaggaagttaactttcttatgacagctatatgacaaagtagtccgattttaataaaatttaattcaaaactaattaaaaaatgttattttcaagcttaaggttttatgttaaaaaacacaaaagatataatttttatttcatgttttcctactaattttccgattgttcctattggagctatatgatatagtcgtccgattttgataaaatttaattcgaaattcagaactaatttaaaaatgttatatccaagcttaaaaaggtatatgttaaaaaactccaaagatataattttttttttaaatttttccccgatagttcctatgggagctataagatatagttgtccgatccggctggttccgacttatatactacctgcaatagaaagaagacttttgggaaagttttaacccgctagctttaaaactgagagactagtttgcgtagaaagggacggactggcggacggacagacggacatggctagatggaTTCGTCTactgatgctgatcaagaatatatatactttatggggtcggaaacgtctcattcactgcgttgcaaacttctgactgaaattattataccctctgcaagggtataaaaattaaatctctggtgtttttttaacatataaccttctacgccttttccgatcgtt is a genomic window of Drosophila biarmipes strain raj3 unplaced genomic scaffold, RU_DBia_V1.1 ptg000013l, whole genome shotgun sequence containing:
- the LOC108035758 gene encoding zinc finger BED domain-containing protein 4 is translated as MDRFLKKGTRRRSPTPTAPSPEKQDCDCTSTDSEKDFLPNKQSNSKRSKISHVWKYFKKSDDQKLAKCLYFGKEYKTSGNTFNLRDHLKRFHPSLEINKPDSSKPVEVTDKNETASTSSSCRSSMNSVASYFKRAVLYESNSKRKTDIDKALTEMVAKDVQPYNIVENEGFIKYTQVLNPRYKLPSKTHLRDVLMSNLYKETSAKLSLILQEVSDVSITCDLWTSSANASFLTGTGDFVNDFELKTASLATKKLLNATNHCSQNIVDTLSTILNYWNILNKTVCIVTDNASSMLKACEICKSEICHAFRTQ